A genomic stretch from Eubacterium sulci ATCC 35585 includes:
- a CDS encoding ATP synthase subunit I: MAVLQMQKIGICALKKDRQEILEKIQTLGTIELSDDKSLKELDGFVTTDTKEVSREFSKKLSLTEQALEVMDTFSPETKGMFSSLEGKPLIDKEKLTQEMQNAKTIKELADQVISWSKEYSENKALVAKINEKIEGLKPWQELDIPFDLTETKKTKVLIGTMPPDMDEAKIHELVQKKCDEEVDIDLEVVCMDSDAAYIVVIAKKDVSGKVEDALRSGGFAKSSLGYDKTPREQIEKLEADIESINQTSEELEKKITEAAESRDKLREACDYFRMRLKNVEVTGELRQSERTFVMTGFIPKDKASRVKELLEGSFDCVIELADVTDEDEAPTVLKNNSFSSSAEGVLESYGLPKLRDIDPTKVMSYFYVFFFGMMLSDAAYGLLMSIGCFIVLKKFPKMEEGMKKMLKLFGFCGLSTLFWGVMFGGYFGDAPTVIAKTFFGKEFAIKPLWFAPLDNPMRLLIWCMLFGVIHLFAGLAIKGFQELKEGKVIDCICDVVFWYMFLIGLILLLLPTDIFASISQMTIKFPASVVMLSKVLTIAGMLGILLMSGRGHKNVALRIALGAYDIYGVTGWLSDVLSYSRLLALGLATGVIASVINMMGSMVGGGVLGAIIFTIVFIFGHTMNMAINVLGAYVHTNRLQFVEFFGKFYEGGGKPFEPLTTESKYIEIK, from the coding sequence ATGGCAGTATTGCAGATGCAAAAAATCGGTATCTGCGCATTGAAAAAAGATAGGCAAGAAATCCTAGAAAAAATCCAGACGCTCGGAACCATAGAACTGAGCGATGACAAGTCCCTTAAAGAGCTTGATGGCTTTGTAACGACAGATACGAAGGAAGTCAGCAGAGAATTTAGCAAGAAGCTAAGCCTTACTGAGCAGGCACTTGAGGTGATGGATACTTTCTCTCCGGAGACAAAGGGGATGTTCAGCTCACTTGAAGGCAAGCCTTTGATAGATAAGGAAAAGCTGACGCAGGAAATGCAGAATGCTAAAACCATTAAAGAGCTTGCAGATCAGGTGATTAGCTGGTCTAAGGAATATAGCGAAAACAAAGCTCTCGTAGCAAAGATTAACGAGAAAATTGAAGGACTAAAACCTTGGCAGGAGCTAGATATACCATTTGATTTAACAGAGACGAAGAAAACTAAGGTTTTGATAGGAACCATGCCGCCTGATATGGACGAGGCGAAAATACACGAGTTAGTACAGAAGAAGTGTGATGAAGAAGTAGACATCGATTTAGAAGTCGTCTGTATGGACTCCGATGCTGCATACATTGTGGTAATCGCTAAGAAGGATGTTTCAGGTAAGGTAGAAGATGCGCTAAGAAGCGGAGGTTTTGCAAAGAGCTCGCTAGGCTATGACAAGACGCCAAGGGAGCAAATCGAAAAGCTTGAAGCTGATATAGAATCGATAAATCAGACAAGCGAGGAGCTTGAGAAGAAGATTACAGAGGCAGCAGAAAGCAGAGATAAACTCAGAGAGGCTTGCGACTACTTCAGAATGAGGCTAAAAAACGTTGAAGTTACCGGAGAGCTAAGGCAATCTGAGAGAACCTTCGTAATGACAGGCTTCATACCTAAGGATAAGGCTTCAAGAGTTAAGGAACTGTTAGAAGGAAGTTTTGATTGTGTAATCGAGCTTGCAGATGTGACAGATGAGGACGAGGCGCCAACGGTGCTAAAGAACAATTCCTTCTCATCAAGTGCCGAGGGCGTACTAGAATCCTACGGACTTCCAAAGCTTAGAGATATAGATCCAACAAAGGTGATGTCCTACTTCTACGTGTTCTTCTTTGGAATGATGCTCTCAGATGCAGCCTACGGACTTTTGATGTCAATCGGTTGCTTCATAGTACTGAAGAAGTTCCCAAAGATGGAAGAAGGAATGAAGAAGATGCTCAAGCTATTTGGCTTCTGCGGACTCTCAACACTCTTCTGGGGCGTGATGTTCGGAGGATATTTCGGAGACGCACCAACAGTCATAGCAAAGACCTTCTTTGGCAAGGAGTTCGCAATCAAGCCACTGTGGTTTGCACCGCTTGATAATCCGATGAGACTTTTGATCTGGTGTATGCTATTTGGTGTAATTCACCTCTTCGCAGGACTAGCAATCAAAGGCTTCCAAGAGCTCAAGGAGGGCAAGGTCATCGACTGTATCTGCGACGTAGTATTCTGGTATATGTTCCTAATTGGACTTATCCTCTTGCTACTACCAACAGATATTTTCGCATCAATCTCGCAGATGACAATCAAGTTCCCTGCATCAGTAGTGATGTTATCAAAGGTACTCACTATCGCAGGAATGCTAGGAATTCTATTGATGTCAGGAAGAGGTCACAAGAATGTAGCTCTGAGAATTGCACTAGGTGCCTACGATATCTACGGAGTTACAGGATGGCTCAGCGATGTGCTATCGTATTCAAGACTTCTTGCGTTAGGACTTGCAACTGGTGTAATCGCCAGCGTTATCAATATGATGGGAAGCATGGTCGGAGGCGGAGTCCTTGGAGCAATCATCTTTACAATAGTGTTCATATTTGGACATACAATGAATATGGCAATCAATGTGCTCGGAGCATATGTTCACACGAACAGACTTCAGTTTGTCGAATTCTTCGGCAAGTTCTACGAGGGCGGCGGAAAGCCATTTGAACCGTTAACAACAGAAAGTAAGTATATAGAGATAAAATAA